Proteins encoded together in one Lathyrus oleraceus cultivar Zhongwan6 chromosome 5, CAAS_Psat_ZW6_1.0, whole genome shotgun sequence window:
- the LOC127085938 gene encoding transcription elongation factor SPT6 homolog isoform X5, with translation MARVRKKSTPEEDEQEKILRKGKRKLASTVDDDDEEDMDEFEVDGFLVGSDEDKEDSGEEDNPKQTQKKKKRKRSSKNIVLDDDDLELIRENKKKMNDGKLKRLKKTGKVTEPMEQSSDDEGSLNDLFEDVTDDSEDDMSDFIVDEEPAIYGKGDSLRPKKFKGMKHSSSLSKEAKHRSGKSGNDPKNMDVAGEGNSVADSDLPERIQMIEDIVGSIPVDRMSIEEESSWILRQLESNINPFFSEAKSCGLGDSVNREDIVRFLELYHIKKYDIPFIAMYRKEQCPSLLRDGKQDDSESTLLNDGEGKPKLNWHKILWIIKELDIKWLHLQKRKSMLQRYYNKHFEDECQMSFLAEESSFHKQIFDSITNMLEKAETEKEIDDVDMKFNLYFPPADEFLSSGYKRPLMKTYYSDCRKAGLSSLARKIGNPEKFSSLVTLNRVGVASEEDPEESPEEMAAIYTCETFRTSEAVLKGARHMASLMLSCEIPFRKHVRSIFMDKALVSTSPTLKGNIAIDSFHEFAGFKWLKDKPLLKFEDSQWLLIQKGEEEELLKVEIKLPDDAVKELLAIFNDAYLKDSEGTSTQLWNEQRKSIVQDTISSILLPSMEKEARALLNAKAKICSLMKYGMQFWNRISVAPYLNNDNAAAQERGVVACCWGNGKPGTTFVMLDSKGELVDIMHAGSLTLRSQNVNDQQRRKSDQKCVLKFLTIHRPKVIVLGAANATCIRLKEDINEIISMMSEDNFQDVSQEMNGLPAVVLGDEGLPHLYEESEISMSQFPRQYGIVKRAVALGRYLLNPLAMVATLCGVNKEVLSWKLNPLERFLSSDEKMEMIEWIMIDITNQVGIDINMGIRHDWLLAPLLFVSGLGPTKAGVLHRELLGGTDVRNRKDLAKFGLNTKRVFCNAVGFLQVSGDDPNFIDTAGNILDRTRIHPESYSLAEELAKAVVTIHYADANDTQVNAIECIQNEPKLLESFDLNEYADRMETEKGEYKRVTLFDMKMELVHGFNDPRSPYQEPTQEDEFYMVTGETGVALIEGERVQATVRRVLARQAFCVLESGISGVLFKEDFSDDIGDIPLTEKLREGVVLKCKIKLIDKSRCQVNLTCKVSELKSVGDQSFRDMDPYYCQGNFDLLSKQESTDKKDVNKNFLSRKISHPHFQNITADQAKEFLAEKIVGEFIFHPSSRGLCYLTLSLKFFDALYVHKDILEGEKSDDMNSLVELGRTLKVGDEIFESIDKVIELYVNPLVVHLKDLINFRKFKKGTKAEVDELLKHEKEEYPNRIPYGIGISFEHPGVFILSYIRSTNPHHEYIALHPKGFKFRKQIFNNVEQLMAYFQNHINDNVARANDQSKDYNDSGGGRGRGRGRGGGGGSCYKCGESGHMARECTQEGGGGGGGGRGGGGGTCYKCGESGHMARECTQEGGGGGGRGGGGTCYKCGESGHMARECTQEGGGGGGRGGGGTCYKCGESGHMARECTQEGGGGGGRGGGGGGACYKCGESGHMARECTQEGGGGGGRGGGSCYKCGESGHMARECTQEGGGGGGWSSSGGRRGGRGRGRGRGSSYSSFSHDDSVDVNDGGGFGTSNGGSGWGGTGGGSGWGGSGGKSWGGNSTNEESNPEKGGWGVTAADNGGSGNDNSGWSSAHGKNATSSGGESGWGATGGKSWGGNSSNKESNTTEGGWGVTTGSGNETGGTSWGGNSTNKESNATKGGWGVTTGSGNEIGGKSWGGNSTNKESNTAVGSWGVMAGSGNETGGKSWGGNSTNNESNTTGGGWGVTAGSGNETGGKSWGGNSTNKESNTTEGGWGVTTGSGNETGGKSWGENSTNKESNAAVGGWGVMAGSGNETGGKSWGGTSTNNESNTTGGGWGVTAASGNETGGKSWGGNSTNKESNTTEGGWGVTTGSGNETGGKSWGGNSTNKESNTTGGWGVTTGSGNQDSGWSSGHWKNAAPSGGESGWGGTNGGSGWGGTGGSGGKSWGGSSTYEENNTAEGGGSGYGGGGGRGSGRGGGACFKCGESGHMARDCTQEGGGGRGGGGRGGGRGGGACFKCGESGHMARDCTQEGGGGGRGGGRGGGACFKCGESGHMSRECTQNGGGGGGGWGGGGRGGGRGGGVCFKCGESGHMARECTQEGGGGGGRGSGGGGACFKCGESGHMARECTQEGGSGGGGGGRYGGGGGGNCFKCGESGHFARECPSSTS, from the exons ATGGCGAGAGTAAGAAAAAAATCTACTCCCGAAGAAGATGAACAAG AGAAAATCCTAAGGAAAGGGAAACGGAAATTAGCTTCTACTGTTGACGACGATGACG AAGAAGACATGGATGAGTTTGAGGTGGATGGGTTTTTAGTTGGTAGTGATGAAGACAAGGAAGATAGCGGTGAAGAAGATAATCCTAAGCAAACacaaaagaagaaaaagagaaa GAGATCGTCAAAAAACATTGTTCTTGATGACGATGATCTTGAATTGATCCGTGAGAACAAGAAAAAAATG AATGATGGGAAGCTGAAGAGGCTTAAAAAGACTGGCAAAGTTACCGAGCCGATGGAACAATCTTCTGATGATGAAG GATCTCTTAATGATCTTTTCGAAGATGTGACTGATGATTCTGAAGATGATATGTCAGATTTTATAGTGGACGAAGAGCCTGCTATCTATGGGAAGGGAGATTCTCTCAG ACCAAAAAAGTTTAAAGGCATGAAACATTCATCTTCGCTTTCAAAAGAAGCCAAACATAGATCTGGCAAGTCAGGCAATGATCCTAAAAATATGGACGTAGCTGGAGAGGGTAACTCTGTTGCTGATTCAGACTTACCTGAGAGGATACAG ATGATTGAGGACATTGTAGGATCTATTCCAGTTGACAGAATGAGTATTGAAGAAGAAAGTTCTTGGATACTACGCCAACTTGAATCCAACATAAATCCTTTCTTCAGTGAGGCCAAATCCTGTGGACTAGGTGATTCAGTAAATAGAGAGGATATTGTTAGGTTCTTGGAATTGTATCATATAAAGAAATATGAT ATTCCGTTTATTGCCATGTACCGTAAAGAACAATGCCCCAGTCTTCTGAGAGATGGTAAACAGGATGACTCAGAAAGCACATTATTGAATGATGGTGAGGGAAAACCTAAACTGAACTGGCACAAG ATACTCTGGATAATCAAGGAATTGGACATAAAATGGTTACATCTTCAGAAACGAAAGAGCATGCTCCAAAGATACTATAACAAACATTTTGAGGATGAATGCCAAATGTCTTTCCTTGCCGAGGAATCCAGTTTCCACAAGCAGATTTTTGACTCGATCACCAATATGCTCGAGAAGGCTGAAACAGAGAAAGAGATTGATGATGTTGATATGAAGTTTAATTTGTATTTTCCACCAGCTGATGAGTTCTTAAGTAGTGGTTATAAAAGGCCTCTGATGAAGACATACTATTCCGATTGCAGAAAGGCAGGATTATCTTCACTTGCTAGGAAAATTGGAAATCCTGAGAAATTTAGTTCTCTAGTTACTCTTAACAGAGTG GGAGTTGCCAGTGAAGAAGATCCAGAGGAATCTCCAGAGGAGATGGCTGCAATATATACATGTGAAACTTTTCGAACTTCCGAAGCCGTACTTAAAGGCGCCAGGCACATG gCTTCCTTGATGTTAAGCTGTGAGATACCTTTCAGGAAACATGTCCGCAGCATATTTATGGATAAGGCTTTAGTATCAACTAGCCCTACATTGAAAGGAAATATAGCAATAGATTCCTTTCATGAATTTGCTGGGTTTAAGTGGCTGAAGGACAAACCTCTCTTGAAGTTTGAGGATTCTCAGTGGCTTCTCATTCAGAAGGGTGAAGAAGAGGAACTTCTTAAAGTTGAAATAAAGTTGCCTGATGATGCTGTAAAGGAGTTGTTGGCGATCTTCAACGATGCTTATCTCAAAGACTCTGAAGGAACATCTACTCAACTTTGGAATGAGCAGCGTAAATCAATCGTGCAGGATACTATTTCAAGCATTCTTTTGCCATCTATGGAGAAGGAAGCACGTGCGTTGTTAAATGCTAAGGCCAAAATCTGCTCATTAATGAAGTATGGGATGCAGTTTTGGAACAGAATCTCTGTGGCACCGTATCTAAACAATGACAATGCTGCTGCACAAGAGCGGGGAGTAGTGGCTTGTTGCTGGGGAAATGGTAAGCCAGGTACCACATTTGTCATGTTGGATTCTAAAGGCGAGTTGGTTGATATAATGCATGCCGGGTCACTGACACTGCGATCTCAGAATGTCAATGATCAGCAGCGCAGAAAAAGTGACCAGAAGTGTGTCCTCAAGTTCCTAACAATTCATCGACCAAAGGTTATTGTACTAGGAGCTGCCAATGCGACCTGTATAAGGTTGAAGGAGGACATCAATGAG ATTATTTCCATGATGTCTGAGGACAATTTTCAAGACGTCAGTCAAGAGATGAATGGACTACCAGCAGTTGTATTGGGGGACGAAGGCTTGCCACATCTCTATGAAGAGTCAGAGATATCAATGAGCCAGTTCCCCAGACAATATG GCATTGTAAAGAGAGCTGTGGCCCTTGGACGTTACCTTCTAAATCCACTGGCAATGGTTGCAACTCTCTGTGGAGTCAATAAAGAGGTATTGTCTTGGAAATTAAACCCTCTGGAGAGATTCCTATCAAGTGATGAGAAAATGGAGATGATAGAATGGATCATGATAGATATTACTAACCAAGTAGGTATAGACATAAATATGGGAATTAGACATGACTGGCTGTTGGCACCGTTGCTGTTTGTTTCTGGTCTTGGACCCACGAAAGCTGGTGTTTTGCACCGAGAACTACTTGGAGGTACAGATGTGAGAAATCGGAAGGACTTGGCTAAATTTGGACTGAACACAAAAAGGGTTTTCTGCAATGCTGTTGGTTTTTTACAGGTTTCTGGTGATGACCCAAATTTTATTGATACTGCTGGCAATATCCTTGACCGTACGAGAATTCATCCAGAGTCATATAGTCTTGCTGAGGAATTAGCTAAAGCTGTTGTTACTATACATTATGCTGATGCCAATGATACCCAAGTGAATGCAATTGAATGTATTCAAAATGAACCAAAACTGCTAGAGAGTTTTGATCTAAATGAATATGCTGATAGAATGGAAACTGAAAAAGGTGAATACAAAAGAGTTACTCTTTTTGACATGAAGATGGAACTAGTCCATGGATTTAATGATCCCAGAAGTCCTTATCAGGAACCGACTCAAGAGGATGAGTTCTACATGGTAACTGGAGAAACAGGGGTTGCACTGATTGAAGGAGAAAGAGTTCAGGCAACAGTTCGCCGTGTGCTGGCTCGTCAGGCATTCTGTGTGCTTGAATCTGGAATATCTGGAGTACTGTTTAAGGAGGACTTTTCAGATGATATTGGGGATATACCATTGACTGAAAAATTGCGTGAAGGCGTTGTGCTGAAATGCAAGATCAAACTAATTGATAAGAGTAGATGCCAGGTTAATCTGACATGTAAAGTGAGTGAATTGAAGAGTGTTGGTGATCAAAGTTTCCGCGACATGGATCCCTATTATTGTCAAGGAAACTTCGACTTGCTAAGTAAACAAGAGTCAACAGACAAAAAGGATGTAAATAAAAATTTCTTGTCGAGAAAAATTTCTCATCCCCATTTTCAGAATATAACTGCAGATCAGGCAAAGGAG TTCCTTGCAGAGAAGATCGTTGGGGAATTTATCTTCCACCCAAGTTCAAGGGGTCTATGTTATTTGACCCTATCTCTTAAATTTTTTGACGCACTTTATGTGCACAAAGACATTTTGGAAGGTGAGAAGAGTGATGATATGAATAGCTTGGTTGAACTTGGAAGGACATTAAAAGTAGGAGATGAAATATTTGAGAGCATAGATAAG GTTATTGAACTCTATGTCAACCCATTGGTAGTTCATCTGAAAGATTTGATTAATTTCCGAAAATTTAAAAAGGGCACCAAAGCGGAAGTTGACGAACTATTGAAACACGAGAAGGAGGAATATCCAAACAGGATACCATATGGCATTGGCATTTCGTTTGAGCATCCTGGGGTTTTTATATTGTCTTACATTAGAAGTACAAATCCACATCATGAGTATATTGCTCTCCATCCAAAAGGATTCAAATTCAGGAAGCAAATATTCAACAATGTTGAGCAGCTGATGGCATATTTCCAAAATCATATCAATGATAATGTTGCACGAGCAAATGACCAATCAAAAG ATTACAATGACAGTGGGGGTGGCCGCGGCCGCGGTCGTGGTCGTGGCGGGGGTGGTGGTTCATGCTACAAATGTGGTGAGTCGGGTCACATGGCTAGGGAGTGCACTCAGGAGGGTGGTGGAGGTGGAGGTGGAGGGAGGGGCGGTGGTGGTGGAACATGCTACAAATGTGGTGAGTCAGGTCACATGGCTAGGGAATGCACGCAAGAGGGTGGTGGAGGTGGAGGGAGGGGTGGCGGTGGAACATGCTACAAATGTGGTGAGTCAGGTCACATGGCTAGGGAATGCACTCAAGAGGGTGGCGGAGGTGGAGGAAGGGGTGGTGGTGGAACATGCTACAAATGTGGTGAGTCGGGTCATATGGCTAGGGAATGCACTCAGGAGGGTGGCGGAGGTGGAGGGAGAGGCGGCGGTGGTGGCGGAGCATGTTACAAATGTGGTGAGTCAGGTCACATGGCTAGGGAATGCACTCAAGAGGGCGGTGGAGGTGGAGGGAGGGGAGGTGGTTCATGCTACAAATGTGGTGAGTCAGGTCACATGGCTAGGGAATGCACTCAAGAGGGTGGTGGAGGTGGAGGGTGGAGCAGCAGTGGTGGGCGAAGAGGTGGAAGAGGCCGTGGCCGTGGACGTGGTTCTAGCTATAGCTCTTTCTCTCATGATGATAGCGTTGATGTCAACGATGGTGGTGGGTTTGGTACTTCAAATGGTGGGAGTGGATGGGGAGGAACTGGTGGTGGGAGTGGATGGGGAGGGAGTGGTGGTAAAAGTTGGGGTGGAAATAGTACTAATGAAGAAAGCAATCCCGAAAAAGGTGGTTGGGGGGTCACAGCTGCCGATAATGGTGGATCTGGAAATGATAATTCTGGATGGAGTTCCGCTCATGGGAAGAATGCAACCTCTTCTGGTGGTGAGAGTGGATGGGGAGCAACTGGTGGTAAAAGTTGGGGTGGAAATAGTTCTAACAAAGAAAGCAATACAACAGAAGGTGGTTGGGGAGTCACAACTGGATCGGGAAATGAAACAGGTGGTACAAGTTGGGGTGGAAATAGTACTAACAAAGAGAGCAATGCAACAAAAGGTGGTTGGGGAGTCACAACTGGATCTGGAAATGAAATTGGTGGTAAAAGTTGGGGTGGAAATAGTACTAACAAAGAGAGCAATACAGCAGTAGGTAGTTGGGGAGTCATGGCTGGATCTGGAAATGAAACTGGGGGTAAAAGTTGGGGTGGTAATAGTACTAACAATGAAAGCAATACAACAGGAGGTGGTTGGGGAGTCACGGCTGGATCTGGAAATGAAACTGGTGGTAAAAGTTGGGGTGGAAATAGTACTAACAAAGAAAGCAATACAACAGAAGGTGGTTGGGGAGTCACAACTGGATCTGGAAATGAAACAGGTGGTAAAAGTTGGGGAGAAAATAGTACTAACAAAGAGAGCAATGCAGCAGTAG GTGGTTGGGGAGTCATGGCTGGATCTGGAAATGAAACTGGTGGTAAAAGTTGGGGTGGTACTAGTACTAACAATGAAAGCAATACAACAGGAGGTGGTTGGGGAGTCACGGCTGCATCTGGAAATGAAACTGGTGGTAAAAGTTGGGGTGGAAATAGTACTAACAAAGAAAGCAATACAACAGAAGGTGGTTGGGGAGTCACAACTGGATCTGGAAATGAAACTGGTGGTAAAAGTTGGGGTGGAAATAGTACTAACAAAGAAAGCAATACAACAGGTGGTTGGGGAGTCACAACTGGATCTGGAAATCAAGATTCTGGATGGAGTTCTGGTCATTGGAAGAATGCAGCTCCTTCTGGTGGTGAGAGTGGATGGGGAGGGACTAATGGGGGAAGTGGATGGGGAGGTACTGGAGGGAGTGGGGGTAAAAGTTGGGGTGGAAGTAGTACATATGAAGAAAATAATACAGCAGAAGGCGGAGGCAGTGGCTATGGAGGCGGTGGTGGACGAGGAAGTGGACGAGGTGGTGGGGCGTGTTTCAAGTGTGGTGAATCGGGTCACATGGCTAGGGACTGCACCCAAGAGGGAGGTGGAGGGAGGGGTGGTGGTGGACGGGGAGGTGGTAGAGGTGGTGGGGCGTGCTTCAAATGTGGTGAATCAGGTCACATGGCTAGGGACTGCACCCAAGAGGGTGGTGGAGGTGGACGAGGAGGCGGAAGAGGTGGTGGGGCGTGCTTCAAGTGTGGTGAGTCGGGTCACATGTCTAGGGAATGCACCCAGAATGGTGGTGGAGGTGGAGGAGGATGGGGAGGCGGTGGACGAGGAGGCGGAAGAGGTGGTGGCGTGTGCTTCAAGTGTGGTGAGTCAGGGCACATGGCTAGGGAATGCACCCAGGAGGGTGGAGGAGGTGGAGGGAGGGGTAGTGGCGGTGGTGGAGCATGCTTCAAATGTGGCGAGTCTGGTCACATGGCTAGGGAATGCACCCAAGAGGGTGGCAGTGGCGGAGGTGGTGGAGGGAGGTATGGGGGCGGCGGCGGTGGAAACTGTTTCAAATGTGGGGAGTCTGGGCATTTTGCGAGAGAATGCCCATCCAGCACTAGTTGA